The following nucleotide sequence is from Ornithodoros turicata isolate Travis chromosome 2, ASM3712646v1, whole genome shotgun sequence.
ACCTCCGGTTTTGATGCTTCGTTGGAATAACATGAACTCGACTCCGTCATCTTTCATACCACATAGTTCTGCAAGTCGCCTAATTTGCCCAGGTTCATCACCTATTTCTAGCGATCTTAAGAACCGGTTCATTTTCGAAAGGTCCACGTACAGCACCAAGTGTCTCTCTCCTGCCTGCTTAATGTTGTTGCATAGTCGAAGTGCAAGCAAACTTTTTCCCATCCCTGGATGCCCACAGATGACTACAACTTTCTCTTGGTTCACGAGATCCATCTCATTACAGGTTTCTTTTCGTGTCATTGGAAGATGACTCGAGGGGCCATTGGTCTCAACCAAGCGGAAACCTCCGGATGCAGTGTCATACTGTAACAGGTGCACGACTTTACCTTTATATTCCTTTTTTTCCACAATAGCCTTATATTCGTCAATGCTTTCAACGTGCACAAAAGACTCAAACTGTTGCACCCGAGTAAAAGAACAGATTTGTTGGCTAGGACTCATTCTCTCTCGAAATCTGAATATTTCATCTCCCCAGAATACAAAGGCTTCGTCTGGGCCGGGCCGAAGTTTTAAAACTTCAACTGCAACACATCTTTCACACTCACGCTCAACATAATGCTCACTGACGTGTTGGTCAAGTTGGGGAACAGGCTGTCCTACCTCAATCGTCTTGAGCTGGCATGACATTAAGCACGTAACTTCATCAGGTATTCCATCTTCTCTCGTTAAATCTAGCAGGTCTTCGAGCGATAGCAGTTTCGGAGAACCTTGAAAGCATATTCGTGACGTTCGGAGAATACTACGTTTTGTGTCTTCTGTGACCATGTCCAAATGGGCGTCTGAAACATTCATGACCTTGTGAGCGTTTGCGAGGAATGGATGTTTTTCTAGTCTTTGGACCAGGTTCTTGACATTGTCTTCTTGCGCGAGTACTATAACCTTTGTGCCAGCCGCTTCATTTAGCTCAATGAAGAGTTCGAGCATGTTCTGGAACTGGGCACCTGCGTCCTGATCACAAGTTAGCAGCACCCACATGCAACAGTTTGAAAACAGAACATCCTGGAGTCTGGGGTTCCACTGCGAAGATCTGAGAAACAGGTGCGTCTGCTCTGTAGACTTAATAGCCTTGTAAGCCATTATTTCTAGCACTGTCAAGTTCGGAGCCGTAAGGATTAGAACTGGAGCATCTGGTAGGTCACGGTAGCCGAGATCTCTCTTTAACTTCACCTGACGGTCTTCCGTTTCGTCGGCGTGTTTAAGACGTCGGTTCTCGACCTCGATTCTCGCTTGATCCCGAGTAGGGAACCTGTTTTTCGTGTAAGCGATCATATCTGGGATGACCACGTTCTTAAAGAAATCGAAGAGTTCTGGTGCTTGCTTCTCCAAAATGTTTTCACCCCCCGGGCTACCATACTGGGCGAGGAGATCAGGAACATAGGCAATTAGTTCTTCCTTTTCGTGCTCTCTCGGAACGTCTCTAAGGAGCGAGTCCATTTTATCTGGGTTCTTCCTGATGTTATATAGTATTGTGTCATAGAGCAGTGCCCTTTCCCTGTCTGTTTGCAAGTATGGCTTTCCACCGTTTCTGTAAACGAAATGGAGGGCCAAATGACAGATCTCGTGGGCGAGAGTTCCAAGAACTTCGGGTTTTTCCCTCTTAGCCGCGACGCAAATAGTTTCTTTTTCCAAATGAGCGAAACCACGTTTGGGGTTTTCCAGGGCCCCCTCGACTGTGTCAATGCTCTCCTTATCGTAATCCAGGGTTACTTGCACACGTTGTGATGTCCCTGATACGCTTAGCGTAGCCTTGAGCAAATCATTAGAGTTTAAGGCGTGATAGAAGTCATCTGTCCTCCTCTCATTCTCCGCGGTCCCTGGACGGCTTTCCGTGTGCCTTCTTAGTGCATCATGTGTGTTGGCGTCGTAAAAACGGCGCCTAAAGACTTCGGCGCTTGCGATTTCGTGGGCGCAATCTAAAGTTTCTTCATCTTTCATGCGGCACCCATGGTCCTGTAGAAGGAAATAGATGGCCAATCTCTGTGTCTTAACCGCACGGTGTAGCACCGTCTCGCCACTTGACGGATGCAGCCAGAGCTTGAGATGGGGGGCGTCATTGAGACACTTTTTGACACCATCAACGTTCCTTTCATCTGTAGCCTTGTGGATATTGGTTCGGTGATATCTCCATTTATCCGAAGACTCTTCGTCATCTGCAGATTTCGTTTGAGACCTCTTACGTTTTCGATCCTTCCGGAGGCTCGGAGTTTCTCTCCATTCATCCGAATACTCTTCATCATCCGTAGAGTTAGTTTCGGACCTCTCATGCTTTAGACCCCTCCGAACGTTCGgacttttcttgcttttttggcaGCCGGGGTTTGGACAAAACCACATGTGAATAAATCGCATATCTTGTTGCTCGTCACATGTTGGAGTTCCGTTCGACTCAGAATCAGGTCGCAAGAGCATCATGACAGCCCAGCACTCACATATAGCTCCACGGTGCGCACGTTTGACCTCATCGGTATTACCTACCACGGGATGGGGAACGAGCGTTGTTAGAGCATCATCCCAGTCTCCGTGGTTGTCATCGTTGTGTGGTGCTCGCCGTCTTACTTCATCGAGCGATTTATAAATACGCTCTTTACGAAACTGACGGACTGACACCATACCGGCAGTATGGTCAAAAACCTCTACGATGTCGAAAGATGTAAGCCTCGTTAGTGCTTCCACCGACTTGATGTAGAAAAACAATGCTTTGCCGGAAAAACCGATAGGGGCACGAATACGCTTTTCATGCGGGAGCCAATGCTGCAGATCCTTGATCTCACGCTCGACGATTATGTGTAAGTGCGGCTCAGAGTTGGTCACAAGTGTAGCACTTGGAGTGGCACGTCGAATGGAGACATCTCCGCTCAGTTCCCCATTCCTGCACTGAGAGCAGATTGAATGCAGTCTAGTCCACTCGTGTTGTTGATGTGCATAGCCCAACGGTGTAACACCTAACTTGTCTTTCTCTTCTAGTGATCTCGTTTCAGTACTAGAAAGAACTGAAATGGTGTCTTCGTCAGCATGCAGTGCAGCGATGTGCCATGGATTTCGCTCAAGCTCGTCACAGTCCTGGTTCCCGGCACTGCTTCTTAGATATACAACGTTTCTTGTCATAACGGCAAAATGGAATCCATTTGACTTCATTCCAAAGCTGTCCAGAAACCTTGTAACTGTTTTGAAACTATCTTCTCCATATATCAGGAAAACCAAATGATGCACCTCATCGCTTGCACTAGAGCATATCTTGCTGAAGAGACGTTCTGCTGCCCAAAACTCTGCTATGCTTCCGGGACTGAACACAGGTCTGTCATCGCGTATTCCATCTAGAAGACCGTGCTTTAAGCGATTTTCTCTTACTCTATTTAGAGGATTCATTGGTTTACTTTCATTCTGAAACATTACTTTCTCCTCTTCATTCCAGAGATCTCCACACAATTTCTCATCGAAGACAGCCTTCATTGCGAGGGCTTGGTGACTTCTGCAGAAATTTGTCTTCAAAATGTCGTTATCATCCTCTACGCAAGCTCTACCAATGTCTtcacgtttcttttctttcctgtaCTGCAAGTACCTCCACTCTATGGCCAGCTCGTAGATGCCTAGGTACTTTTCGCTCCCAGTGGACTCACGCACCTTTCTAAGCGTGTTAGAATCAATGTCATCAAAAACTTCTTGGTTCTCAAGTGCTGCCACCATGTCAAGATAAAATGGTGTACCTAAAAACGTTTCATCATCCTTTAACAGGATCCATATATCTTTTAACCTCCGTATGCCAGGATTTTCGCGTAAATCAGCATCGGATGTTGTTCTTTCCTTGTACTGCTTAAGGAATTTCTCTCGTTCTTGCACCGTGAAAGGCAGAAGTTCGTAATGTTCTGTTGACAGTGCTTCTCGTAGTTCATCCTTGAGCACCGACCGGCTGAAGACGAACACCTTGGAGACATCTTCGCGAACCAGAACGTGTACAACGCGTAAGATCTTTTTACGATCATCTTCGCACATTTCATCCACAGCATCCAAGATAAGCGCAAACTTGAAAGGTTGGCCTTCTCTGATGCTCTTCGTGAAGAGAGCAAACTCAAATCCAGTTTTTTTCACTCCGCATACTTCTGCGAAATTCTCTAGGTCACTACAGATATCTCCTGCGTTCAGCACCTTGAGCTTTTTACTGACTTTCGGGAGGTCCACGTGGAGCAcccattttctgttttctttttcttttatcatTTTGGATATTCTAGACGCCAGCCTAGTCTTACCCATTCCTGGGGCACCGGTGACAATAATGATCTTCTCATTTGTTTCTATCAAATGTGTCTCTTCGTACAAGCTCCCCCTCTGACACGTTCTTCCCACATAATATCCCTCGGCGTCTTCCCGCAATTGCGGACCTACATCAGGTTCATTCAACTGGCACAAAGCCATAAATGTGTCTTCATCCATGGCACTGAGAAGAATGTTGAGATCCGGCTCATCCCATTCGGACAGCTTTTCGGGTTTCCCCTGGAAGTTGATCGAGGAACGGTTCAAAACGTTCCTTTTACAGTCCTCCGCAACGTTTTCGAAACAAGCTTTAGGTACGACGTTGGCAGCAAGTTGTTCATGAGGCTTCATAGTGATACTGAAAAAGCGCTGTTTTCTTAATGCTGCCGCTACGTGATCAGCCTGCTCGTTCGCAGTGAGGAGGATCACTCTTGTTCCTCGCACTTCACTACAAGCGCTTAAAATGCGCGCAATTTGATTGCAGATATCTTCTGGTACAGCATTACTTGGGTTGCTGAGGAGGACGACGTCGCACCTGTTATACGTCAACACTTTTTCCACCTCATGGTTCCACTTTTGTGCTTCAAGAAAAAGGTACGGCAGTTTCGTGGCCTTTACGAGGTTGTGAACCATTACTTCCAGAAGGGTCAGGTTTGGTCTGGCAAATACGAGGATTGGGACGTCCACCAACTCTTCTGGGCTAGGGACCTCCGTAAAGGTGACCCCAAGGTCATCGGTCTGAGTAGCTTGGCCTAGGctttcatttttatttcttgtttcgttGCCATCCATTTCACTGCGAAATTTGATGAGGTAATTCTCCATGTCCGGAACGACAACCTCCTTGAAATATTGCAACAAGCTCGGTGCTTGCTCCTCCAGAACAGCAATGCCAGCGTGGCTCAGGGTCGCTTCCGTGGCGGAGGAACCGATTCTTTCCTGCTGCGGATCTTCGTCGACTTCCATGCGGCTGTCGTATTCAAGATGCCGATATTTTGCGAGAATATCTGGAACCTGCACTATTAGCTCCTGTTCTTGCTCCTGTGGGACGACTCTGAACACCCTAGTTAGGAGATGTTCCATCCCTGTTGTTGTGTTCACTTTGTCGCGCATTTCTTCAAACACCCTCTGATATCTTTCTTGATTACCACTTTCGTCAGACTGATAAGGCTTGCATTGATTTCTATAAACCAATAAAACTGCCAAGTGGCACAGCTCATGTGCCAATGTTCCAAGAACGTCCTCTCGTTTCCTCTTCCCAGCGATGTGGATTGTATATCTCAGAGTATCTGTCAGTCCAAACGTTATTTTTGCGTCAGCACTGTTAAGCTGCCGAGCAGTCATGCACTCAACATCTGAGCTGCCAAGATCAAAAAAGATGCGTACGGCTCCTGACGTAGCTGCTACTTTGAGAACCATTCTTGTGAGCTCATCTTGATCAAGTTCCCTGTACATGTCGCCGACTTCTTCGGAAAAGTGATCGTGATATGGTATGCTGTAGGACCTACTTTTGAGGTAGTCCACATGAGCGTCCTCATTGTGCAGCACGAAACGGGCTAGCTGGTATTGGACTTCGGACATTTGTATTTCCTTGTGCTCGTTTTTGTCGATGTCAAGAAAGCTTTCCTGTTTTTCTGCGTCGTTTTTGAACTTACACCCGCGCGACAAAAGAAGGCAGTAGACATCAAATGCGTTCTGTCTAATTGCTTCGTACATCGCAGAACGTCTGTGGGGTCCGTCAGGGTCAGGCCATATTTGCTCATCATGAGAGGATGCATCATCGAGACACCGTTCCAGTCTTGCGATGCAATGTTCCCTGGATTCTTTGGAGAATCGTCTTTCTCGTATTGCCGCGTGTACCTCTCTTCGAATTTCCAACGAAGCCATGAAGGCGGGTTGTTGTTCAGCGGCCATAGCATGCCAGTCCGAAGGGCCTGTAATTGAACGGGAGGAAATGATAAAAGTTATTCAAGGTACCGTAAAACTGAAGACAGGCAATTTACGTTGGCGGCGTAGCGTAACAGCTGGGAAACACAGCACAACAAGCTATACGCGTGAGGGAGAACACTAAATATATTGTTGCTATCAAATATACATAATTTGCTATCAAACTTTTGGAAAGAGCAGCTCGGGGAGAcgtctggtggtggtggtgatggaataTGTTGCCATTGTTggctagaggtgtgcgccgaggGCAGTTTTGTCGGCGGTGGCGTATATCCTGTTTTTGCGGTGGTGGCGGCAGCGACACGCTGATATGTTTCTATCGGCGTGACCCTTTTCCGCTCCAGTCCCTCTTCTGTTGTGTAAGTGTTAAGTGTGAACACAATGCCGTCGTCTTATAGTCTTTCGAGCACTAAGTTTCGAAGCTTTtgaagggactatgaaatttcccgaacccccacggttttttttttttcgccggaaactgttcttcccggcGAGAAACtcatatgccacaaatttttccggacgagaTCGCTCCAGTCTGTGAGAAGCGCGCGCTTCAAGTgcctcttccgcgttcctcctctcccgcgcacacTCTCCTGTCGATAGTGTAAGTGTACCGACCGCACCTCCgtgccccgttacgtcaccggtgttgtgcaatggcaagtaatgctgcgagccCGCTGTGGCTGTCGTTTTCCAGTCGCACGTAgaaggtctctggtcgcgtctgagcgttgaagttgaagcattacgttttcttgtttggaggcgttcggagaacacgctataatgaacagctttttgtgtgtgaatcgtttgctacacttgagctggcaagtatgacatgcgagctgtactttttcaccGAATGTTttcgtcctctgctctgcggccgttcacaacaaggagcTCAAACAAATCCGTGTCTTTGAGAGctttgctgacgagttacgtgggcctctagcgattcaccgcaacatgtattggttgtatcgccgtcaccaatggaaagtgtctggtggttggttggcgttgcaattatatttacgtcagttgcagttctgtttacgtgttggcaatctgacaatAAAGCAAGTacgttgtgaagtgcgactgtgatatttgacctttgttgctcgatttgtttgcacgaactatcgtaaaagactgggtggtctaatgttttgttttactttgtttcaactcgtgtttTTCGTCATCATTgctgttattattcaaagcagcttcgcgccttcaggcgattatgatttactctgcatttattgttctactgatggctgtatttccttccgtcgaaggacttgttgtttgcctaagaatatgtttcacgcaagaGTTTATTTATGAGCACATCACGTATTCTGcattcaatgttgagcacgtcgtaaatctgaacatttagcattgccaaccaccatgcctacagaaactcaactgcagcgtattgtgtaagagtattctgcacatcgtatttatttctgataactgtttgtcgtttaacaaatttattgttcaaccaggtttccaatactagTCACATCCATAACCCTAAGACCGAGGGACACACTCtaacgacaccagttcgcctgcttcattgccatcttatattattgtgttacataagcttgaagtcaccagttgaggtaactggaaagaCGCAAAAACCCCCAGTAGTCTCGTAGCATGcctatattttgcaattaaaagaacgacaagtaattggtcCTATTCCAAGTAAACTGGTTGTTGGTCTTCTGCCGGAAatttgctttctttgtgaaagaactgttccatttgccaccggAACAGGgtcctcagctgtgcaggcttctccgagggtgtgggcacacttgtatgtgcgtcaaggacgagggcatcaggcacaaacagctgaaatgtctatatttagctcaaatagtacaatagctaagacctaacatctacatatacacattatatgctatacatgcatattttttatttttaatagaacactagatatgttctattttacactgtcacacaactcatctaacaactgtattggcaccagtgataccagcaaataagggctgaagtagctgcacagccatgcaggatgcccagagcaagttgaactggttgagcacagcagtacaccactggtatgataatggttggtagggttattttttggtaatgtgaaacaaagcgcagagttgtagcaggaacaaaatctcatgaggacatagcGCATCAAAGGTAGGCtcctttaatttagaggtgacctgcattgcacttgctggagttgttctggcatgttaccctggtgaaagacttcagctgccatacacatgggctgccctggtttgagagaagaaaataacacagtatacaattccagttccggtgaatgcaaatgatgtaacccaactgagcaatgattataagataagaagtgtaaGCAAGAAAAcgtccccctcaatatcatatttgtgcacatgataaatcaaactgtaaatcaaataacaaaaaaggtaaaaaatacgtgtgaacaatatacagtgctcgaatggtaggcaagacactgcatcAAATAGGAATCcggaaagagggtgcacagcatttgtctgctctgaatagtgggttgcaatgatcatgctgtctcacctaagggatttcaggctccgctgaggaagtcacctgtaaacacgaaagcagatgagtgaagaggAAAGAACGGATACGTACGTATCTTCAACATATtgcataaatattctgttgaagtattgtttctaagatcatgctaaacgaagtgtacttttatcaacagtgcaccacctgggTTTAGGGACTAGgttcggtaacttctattttgtcttttttttactctctctgtgccgtaagcggcggcaaggttcagagccacgcagatgagaattaacccatttacgCAGTCCTGAAATCTttgatagcatttgaaccacacggactgcgagacctttgttagccccaataacgaaaaatactcacacttttgcgccgtttagatggatgttctttccccgctGTGGACAGGcattgtgatggtgctacaccttgattcagacgacactgacctcgttatccagtacgttgaagagattcagcgtacccttcgtaaattcagtcatgcaaatgtccgctacaaacatgagcagtcgatggcaccgcatcgtctttccaccccggcggtccgattgcttcatggcatcaaaagctgtccgtctcgtcattgggaagcatatgacattggatgccaggcgaatattgacgtaaatcAGGGCAgccaactatccaacatcgtctcggcatgtcgacgaaaaccacaggacGCGACTATGCGACagcgatagactgcgaccatcgcgcggaagctgcaGTCATGGacatttccactcccgatgaacgcatacgcggatgctcctggcgggaccacGACACGTCATGATGTGTAGCCAAGCCGGGCGTGGgcaggcccccacagctccccctcttcgcggctctaaaaaaatgtttgcatgtcataaacacgtggtattactccgtcaggcatcatagttgatacccattggccgaaggacattgcgcgctccgctattggttggcaaagtttcaaaagcgcattctttcgcgggctgcctgtctggcggccagttacgagaagagaagggaggtaagtggcagcggcgtttcgcgtctcgacgatgtcagttgacaccacgctatgatggcattgttcaaagagaagtcccagatttgttcgtgtgtcaaagtgactcagcgcatgttgtgatgtttcccaacACAAGTATcttacgtacgaacagtctctcaagttcagaactggaatgcagtggtgagctcacgcctgaggaacacttgtgagcgccgtcgcattttcaaatgcagtcacaacggagacacgattcggtgtccgtgcgacaagcattgcccgcttcgttgaaaccttcgcactgcaaccatCGAAAGGAGATGCTAACCGTGAAATTGCGTGCACTCCTGTGAGCGTCGCTTACTTCTGggagtatgtgtgtgtgtgtgttttcgtgttcgaacttggtcaacgaacgcaacgatttggactctgtaggcacggtgaatatttgtgtcagattattgaatcagtacgatgtttcaaataaatgtgtattttgtcaaaaatttgcctagttgttctggaatacggaataacaagcgtcgggcatgaaaaccagtaaaagtaaaagccgatgatagccagtaccgggccgaaaggcgagccaaactgagagactcctgattggccgaaaggtaggcatcatagttcattttcattggttgcatgtccagtgttgcctgaattatctcaaactatgggctctatggggagctgtgggagcctggcgTGGGCCCGTCAATCTGCTCGCTGTGTCttcgctcggcagctcgccacggtgcggcgccagctgtcctcccttcgccgcttcgtctaaattcgctcccgagaatactcctcacatgatgaaggtaaaattttggttctagacacggaaaaaggttttctttctgatgaaaatgcgagaaaaaatcatttcatagtccgTTTAAGTACAAATTATTGACAGCATGCTCTGAATGGACGACTGCCGGAAAAAGCAGAGTTATATTTCGGATTTACGCAATACAAAGAACGCATACGGGCTCTTGCCACAATTGGAAGGTTTGGACTGAACTGGACTGCATCGGAATGAACAACTTAGAATAGATGGAAGGGGTACATGCTGCTTGTCGTTCTTCAGTTGCGAGCAACAGCAATGATATAACGACTTTACTAACCGCAACCCCATTGGATACCTCGCAGCTGAGACTGAAGCTTGCGTTTTTGGAATTGAAAGTTGCGAGATTGACTGAATTCAATGAAGCTACCAAAGCTGTCGTGATTGAAGACGTGTTGGAGAGCGAATGTAAGTCTTGCGACCGATACTGAAAGAACAGGTACTCTGaaccataggtggggagtaacgcgttacaaagtagtg
It contains:
- the LOC135386299 gene encoding uncharacterized protein LOC135386299 isoform X1, encoding MDVNPGHAGHMQCPSDWHAMAAEQQPAFMASLEIRREVHAAIRERRFSKESREHCIARLERCLDDASSHDEQIWPDPDGPHRRSAMYEAIRQNAFDVYCLLLSRGCKFKNDAEKQESFLDIDKNEHKEIQMSEVQYQLARFVLHNEDAHVDYLKSRSYSIPYHDHFSEEVGDMYRELDQDELTRMVLKVAATSGAVRIFFDLGSSDVECMTARQLNSADAKITFGLTDTLRYTIHIAGKRKREDVLGTLAHELCHLAVLLVYRNQCKPYQSDESGNQERYQRVFEEMRDKVNTTTGMEHLLTRVFRVVPQEQEQELIVQVPDILAKYRHLEYDSRMEVDEDPQQERIGSSATEATLSHAGIAVLEEQAPSLLQYFKEVVVPDMENYLIKFRSEMDGNETRNKNESLGQATQTDDLGVTFTEVPSPEELVDVPILVFARPNLTLLEVMVHNLVKATKLPYLFLEAQKWNHEVEKVLTYNRCDVVLLSNPSNAVPEDICNQIARILSACSEVRGTRVILLTANEQADHVAAALRKQRFFSITMKPHEQLAANVVPKACFENVAEDCKRNVLNRSSINFQGKPEKLSEWDEPDLNILLSAMDEDTFMALCQLNEPDVGPQLREDAEGYYVGRTCQRGSLYEETHLIETNEKIIIVTGAPGMGKTRLASRISKMIKEKENRKWVLHVDLPKVSKKLKVLNAGDICSDLENFAEVCGVKKTGFEFALFTKSIREGQPFKFALILDAVDEMCEDDRKKILRVVHVLVREDVSKVFVFSRSVLKDELREALSTEHYELLPFTVQEREKFLKQYKERTTSDADLRENPGIRRLKDIWILLKDDETFLGTPFYLDMVAALENQEVFDDIDSNTLRKVRESTGSEKYLGIYELAIEWRYLQYRKEKKREDIGRACVEDDNDILKTNFCRSHQALAMKAVFDEKLCGDLWNEEEKVMFQNESKPMNPLNRVRENRLKHGLLDGIRDDRPVFSPGSIAEFWAAERLFSKICSSASDEVHHLVFLIYGEDSFKTVTRFLDSFGMKSNGFHFAVMTRNVVYLRSSAGNQDCDELERNPWHIAALHADEDTISVLSSTETRSLEEKDKLGVTPLGYAHQQHEWTRLHSICSQCRNGELSGDVSIRRATPSATLVTNSEPHLHIIVEREIKDLQHWLPHEKRIRAPIGFSGKALFFYIKSVEALTRLTSFDIVEVFDHTAGMVSVRQFRKERIYKSLDEVRRRAPHNDDNHGDWDDALTTLVPHPVVGNTDEVKRAHRGAICECWAVMMLLRPDSESNGTPTCDEQQDMRFIHMWFCPNPGCQKSKKSPNVRRGLKHERSETNSTDDEEYSDEWRETPSLRKDRKRKRSQTKSADDEESSDKWRYHRTNIHKATDERNVDGVKKCLNDAPHLKLWLHPSSGETVLHRAVKTQRLAIYFLLQDHGCRMKDEETLDCAHEIASAEVFRRRFYDANTHDALRRHTESRPGTAENERRTDDFYHALNSNDLLKATLSVSGTSQRVQVTLDYDKESIDTVEGALENPKRGFAHLEKETICVAAKREKPEVLGTLAHEICHLALHFVYRNGGKPYLQTDRERALLYDTILYNIRKNPDKMDSLLRDVPREHEKEELIAYVPDLLAQYGSPGGENILEKQAPELFDFFKNVVIPDMIAYTKNRFPTRDQARIEVENRRLKHADETEDRQVKLKRDLGYRDLPDAPVLILTAPNLTVLEIMAYKAIKSTEQTHLFLRSSQWNPRLQDVLFSNCCMWVLLTCDQDAGAQFQNMLELFIELNEAAGTKVIVLAQEDNVKNLVQRLEKHPFLANAHKVMNVSDAHLDMVTEDTKRSILRTSRICFQGSPKLLSLEDLLDLTREDGIPDEVTCLMSCQLKTIEVGQPVPQLDQHVSEHYVERECERCVAVEVLKLRPGPDEAFVFWGDEIFRFRERMSPSQQICSFTRVQQFESFVHVESIDEYKAIVEKKEYKGKVVHLLQYDTASGGFRLVETNGPSSHLPMTRKETCNEMDLVNQEKVVVICGHPGMGKSLLALRLCNNIKQAGERHLVLYVDLSKMNRFLRSLEIGDEPGQIRRLAELCGMKDDGVEFMLFQRSIKTGGPFKVTAVFDAFDEVEAGSRKNALSLIKFLTRTEVWKVFVFSRSVFKTTIQDTLGAVPFQLCPLATAGKVKLVRNYRKRPLVEGCPEPNVLWRLLTLPDVSGNPCMFRMTMGVMEDKISKDFLIPLNMLAEHMYMIYKKEKRNDDVLLSACQDDYDVLGKQFYHDHELLAAKAAFGDELSKQVLTDGERKELQTRVMKLVAENRLRQGFIDGEINGHAVFVSETFEAYFTARLLSRKVSTKRSPTTTIIVRDMYSGAAYGRCIVHLGCLEEIISMSVAALKDFRATCPTPSSTPTFVEEQTSKGVASKKVSQGMEEQRNYEQYFDILRYLEKAIYKQLEPFMLITATTYSKSRTRFSVRFVGTDKVESESLTEVESDQCSYQQTKTQEDLPVCRLEDAMLDSFEILGDLIAKHSKYDEEQNVLDLKFWESIPEAFKLGDCDGVLSKFRTFVHSAATILGRLRDTYSKLSSTGDEADVERKRIVDKFSQVLTFFDSSGAACCSIHTAIINGDSVDINEESMNMLDEHGRTPLHVAALYASPEILKELPLTDKLPGEDLLGMTPLMYADRTCVWRRLDILCERYKDDGIKWVDQILTVHTNIRTENRLDESVLCECIEMELHHLLNVILCEFCLLVYHPEESHKTSERADVQDRVKIDSKKGDRGETPLFRAKSLNVFLLLLPYSNLEAVDSMKRTLLHECAKEGRVDIAKRVLIRFMVSRSDISLDTPFYLAVRHGHHDVVKLLLPHACTNVMPYSWPSWKKISCNIQASMLKLMQPHSRVLTDEEDALEELTNCESWDAILYLIPYLSAHAITPYSCEAYKPDKLLWAVLSDTEMETLGNTKMMKLLRLHAFVRDLKTLMRVCTAVGNLKLMQMELLASK